A DNA window from Haloactinospora alba contains the following coding sequences:
- a CDS encoding LysR family transcriptional regulator, translating to MLDADRVRVLVEVAHAGSIAGAAERMAFTPPALSQQLAKLERDVGCCLVERGRNGARLTEAGAVLLEYGERAVGQLRDAEIAVRAAAGEAPSRLSLGAFASAGKVLVPTALAEFSTTHPQVRLTLSDVEPPDGYGRVTAADLDLLITHRYPGTPLPAATGLHREQLLTDPLLLVLPDGHPAAAAAAPRLAEFVTEEWICGAPGISNRAALEAAAAAEGIRLTVAYETHDYEVTLALIRAGVGISLIPRTILRAAPASGWVSRPLAGAEQAREIYAVHRRRPRAPVSAMVSTLRRAACRALG from the coding sequence ATGCTGGATGCGGACCGCGTTCGGGTCCTCGTGGAAGTAGCACACGCCGGTTCGATCGCCGGAGCCGCCGAACGCATGGCTTTCACCCCTCCCGCTCTGTCCCAGCAACTCGCGAAGCTGGAACGCGACGTGGGCTGTTGCCTTGTGGAGCGCGGCCGCAACGGGGCCCGACTCACGGAAGCGGGAGCAGTGCTGCTGGAGTACGGGGAGCGCGCCGTGGGCCAGCTCCGGGACGCCGAGATAGCGGTGCGCGCCGCGGCCGGGGAAGCCCCGAGCAGGCTCTCCCTGGGTGCCTTCGCCAGTGCGGGAAAGGTCCTCGTCCCCACGGCACTCGCCGAGTTCAGCACCACCCACCCCCAGGTGCGTCTCACCCTGTCCGACGTCGAACCACCCGACGGCTACGGCCGTGTTACCGCGGCAGACCTGGACCTGCTCATCACACACCGTTACCCAGGCACCCCCCTTCCCGCGGCGACGGGCCTGCACCGGGAACAACTCCTCACCGACCCGCTGCTCCTCGTCCTTCCCGACGGCCACCCGGCGGCCGCGGCCGCGGCACCCCGCCTGGCGGAGTTCGTGACCGAGGAGTGGATATGCGGAGCCCCCGGTATCTCCAACCGGGCAGCGCTCGAGGCCGCGGCCGCGGCGGAGGGGATACGGCTCACGGTCGCCTACGAGACCCACGACTACGAGGTAACCCTCGCCCTGATCCGGGCCGGGGTGGGGATAAGCCTCATCCCCAGGACCATCCTGCGTGCCGCCCCTGCCTCCGGTTGGGTATCGCGGCCGCTCGCCGGAGCGGAACAGGCCCGGGAGATCTACGCCGTGCACCGCCGCCGCCCCCGCGCGCCGGTGTCGGCGATGGTGAGTACCCTGCGCCGGGCCGCGTGCCGCGCCCTGGGATAA
- a CDS encoding serine/threonine dehydratase yields the protein MGSSTTALPHIPTSDDVRAAAARIGDHARRTPVLRTHVDGRPLVLKLEQLQRTGAFKFRGALNALAAEPGTVSVITASGGNHGLGVATAARSLGINATVYVPTSVPEAKARRLATSGAELVRVGEHYALAAEAAHEHARTSGVRYVPAYDDPYVVAGQGTIGGEIAEDSPECDTVVVAVGGGGLAAGVALGSGGRHTVAAEPEGCQSLHAALAAGRPVDTTVDSVASSALGAARLGEVPFAVLRSHPPTPTLVTDEEITAARDRLWEEFRIAAEPAAAVPFAAWLAGRVPGECPCLVICGANTAWQPAE from the coding sequence ATGGGATCCAGTACAACAGCGCTACCCCACATCCCCACGAGCGATGACGTGCGTGCGGCAGCCGCCCGCATCGGCGACCACGCCCGGCGCACGCCCGTGCTGCGCACGCACGTGGACGGACGTCCCCTCGTGTTGAAACTCGAACAGCTGCAGCGGACCGGGGCGTTCAAGTTCCGCGGCGCCCTCAACGCGCTCGCCGCGGAGCCCGGAACGGTCTCGGTCATCACCGCCTCGGGTGGGAACCACGGGCTGGGAGTGGCCACAGCGGCGCGGTCGTTGGGCATCAACGCGACCGTGTACGTTCCCACCAGCGTCCCGGAGGCCAAAGCACGCAGACTGGCCACCTCCGGTGCCGAGCTGGTGCGGGTGGGAGAGCACTACGCCCTGGCTGCCGAAGCAGCGCACGAGCACGCGCGCACCAGTGGCGTGCGTTACGTGCCCGCTTACGACGACCCGTACGTCGTCGCCGGCCAGGGAACGATCGGTGGGGAGATCGCTGAGGACTCCCCGGAGTGCGACACGGTCGTGGTCGCCGTCGGCGGCGGGGGACTCGCCGCCGGGGTCGCGTTGGGCAGCGGCGGGCGCCACACTGTCGCCGCCGAACCCGAGGGGTGCCAGAGCCTGCATGCGGCACTGGCCGCGGGCCGACCCGTCGACACCACCGTGGACTCGGTCGCCTCCTCCGCCCTGGGCGCGGCCCGGCTCGGCGAGGTACCTTTCGCGGTACTGCGGTCGCATCCGCCCACTCCGACGCTCGTCACCGACGAGGAGATCACTGCTGCCCGTGACCGGTTGTGGGAGGAGTTCCGGATCGCTGCCGAGCCCGCTGCCGCTGTTCCGTTCGCGGCCTGGCTCGCCGGCCGGGTCCCGGGCGAATGCCCCTGCCTGGTCATCTGCGGCGCCAACACCGCCTGGCAGCCTGCCGAGTGA
- a CDS encoding pyridoxal-phosphate-dependent aminotransferase family protein: MPLTERTLLGPGPSNPYPEATAGLAAPPLGHLDPEFINVLEGTCARLRTVWGTSNPVTLPLSGTGSIGMETAFANTVRPGDVAVIAVNGLFGTRMCEVASRYGAEVVRVDHTWGQPVDVERVLAAHPSPAIIAAVHAETSTGVASDMAALGQAVRERLPETLLVADCVTSLAGSQMAVDDWGVDIAYAGTQKCLGVTPGLAPFTFSERAWARRVEVPPVWYLDLGLLGAYVRGGPGGRTYHHTAPVSMIASLDAALERIEHEGLQEVTERHRAAGELLQNGLQEMGLELFAAEGYRLPQLTSVRVPEGVDSAKVREQLLVEYGIEIGAGAGEYASSVWRIGLMGHNARLDRAELLLGALGRILGR, encoded by the coding sequence ATGCCTTTGACCGAGCGCACTCTTTTGGGACCTGGACCGAGCAATCCCTACCCCGAGGCGACGGCCGGACTGGCCGCGCCTCCTCTGGGACACCTCGACCCGGAGTTCATCAACGTACTGGAGGGCACGTGTGCCCGGCTTCGGACCGTGTGGGGCACGTCCAACCCGGTGACGCTTCCGCTGTCGGGAACCGGATCGATCGGTATGGAAACGGCCTTCGCCAACACGGTCCGGCCCGGAGACGTCGCGGTGATCGCCGTCAACGGGCTGTTCGGTACCCGCATGTGCGAGGTGGCTTCCCGGTACGGCGCCGAGGTGGTCCGGGTTGACCACACGTGGGGCCAACCGGTCGATGTCGAACGCGTACTGGCCGCCCACCCCTCCCCCGCCATCATCGCGGCGGTCCACGCGGAGACGTCGACCGGGGTGGCCAGCGACATGGCCGCTCTGGGGCAGGCCGTGCGGGAGCGCCTCCCGGAGACCCTCCTGGTCGCCGACTGCGTCACCTCGTTGGCGGGCAGCCAGATGGCCGTGGACGACTGGGGCGTGGACATCGCCTACGCGGGCACGCAGAAGTGCCTGGGTGTCACGCCGGGCCTGGCGCCGTTCACGTTCTCCGAACGTGCCTGGGCACGCCGGGTGGAGGTCCCGCCGGTGTGGTACCTGGACCTGGGTCTGTTGGGTGCTTACGTGCGTGGCGGCCCCGGGGGTCGGACGTATCACCACACGGCTCCCGTGTCGATGATCGCCTCGCTCGACGCTGCTCTGGAACGGATCGAGCACGAGGGGCTGCAGGAAGTCACCGAACGGCACCGGGCCGCCGGAGAGCTTCTGCAGAACGGTCTGCAGGAGATGGGACTGGAGTTGTTCGCCGCCGAGGGGTACCGCCTTCCGCAGCTCACGTCGGTACGCGTGCCCGAGGGTGTGGACTCCGCCAAGGTCCGCGAGCAGCTCCTCGTCGAGTACGGCATAGAGATCGGCGCGGGCGCTGGCGAGTACGCGTCCTCCGTGTGGCGTATCGGGCTCATGGGGCACAACGCCCGCCTGGACCGGGCAGAGCTGCTGCTGGGAGCACTGGGCCGCATTCTGGGACGTTGA
- a CDS encoding oxygenase MpaB family protein has protein sequence MRPTAVLPEESTWQVHLDRTMWVAGVRSLMLQALHPRAMQGVWQRSDFLDDPTGRLLRTADFVSTTTYGHSVEAHELGRRIQLVHNQLTFTDPATATRHRPDEPELLVWVHCAEVASYLEVVTRAGLRLRRREADDYLAEQARTAAYVGVDPADVPSSVAQLRAYLARTRPQLRTSPEAVATVRYLLWPEMPERLRLLAPLKPLWFLVGALAYHTLPRWARRAYNVLPEPPGSQVATTAALGALRTGLHALPTDLYDRLFAEETRERARAARVRLHAAGYDVSHGLLGLREPARWPTG, from the coding sequence GTGCGGCCGACAGCCGTCCTGCCGGAAGAGAGCACGTGGCAGGTGCACCTCGACCGGACCATGTGGGTCGCCGGTGTGCGGTCCCTCATGCTGCAGGCCCTGCACCCCCGAGCGATGCAGGGAGTGTGGCAACGTTCGGATTTCCTGGACGACCCCACCGGCCGGCTGCTGCGCACGGCCGACTTCGTCTCCACCACCACCTACGGCCACTCGGTGGAAGCCCACGAACTCGGGCGGCGCATCCAGCTCGTCCACAACCAGCTCACGTTCACCGACCCTGCCACCGCTACCCGCCACCGTCCCGACGAGCCCGAGCTGCTGGTGTGGGTGCACTGCGCCGAGGTGGCCTCCTACCTGGAGGTCGTCACCCGCGCCGGCCTGCGTCTTCGCAGGCGGGAGGCGGACGACTACCTCGCCGAGCAGGCCCGCACCGCTGCTTACGTGGGCGTGGACCCCGCCGATGTTCCCAGCTCCGTCGCCCAGCTGCGCGCGTACCTCGCACGGACACGGCCCCAGCTGCGCACGAGCCCGGAAGCCGTGGCCACCGTGCGCTACCTCCTGTGGCCCGAGATGCCCGAACGGTTGCGTCTTCTGGCGCCGCTGAAGCCACTCTGGTTCCTCGTGGGGGCTCTGGCGTACCACACCCTTCCCCGGTGGGCACGGCGCGCCTACAACGTGCTGCCGGAACCGCCCGGCTCCCAGGTAGCAACCACAGCGGCGCTGGGAGCGCTGCGGACGGGTCTGCACGCGCTGCCCACCGACCTGTACGACCGGCTGTTCGCCGAGGAGACCCGGGAACGCGCCCGAGCCGCGCGCGTGCGCCTGCACGCCGCCGGCTACGACGTCAGCCACGGCCTGCTCGGGCTGCGGGAACCGGCCCGATGGCCGACCGGATAA
- a CDS encoding aminopeptidase P family protein, which translates to MSEYQGQHAGERGGETTDAPVFTPRKNGMYQHVSEELAAWMRTGWADTDRRNLDPVEQAAHTAKRRAALSARFPGERLVIPAGQLTTRSNDTEYPFRAACDYVYLSGDQSDGGCLVFEPHVGGGGHDVTIYLYPRSNRENGEFWLAGHGELWSGRRNSLQEASDLLGIATHDVRELTSVLRDAPAAPTRILRGHDDSLERLLAELRGGTPDAEEAAAERDAELGTALHDQRLVKDDWEITQLQQAVDSTVRGFHDVVSALPHAQATSERYVEGTFFLRARVEGNDVGYGTIAASGPNATTLHWQRNNGPVRAGDLLLLDAGVETDTLYTADVTRTVPVSGTFTDVQRRVYDLVYEAQEAGIAAVAPGKPFTTYHEAAQRVLAEGLIAWGLLEGPVERVLELGLQRRYTLHGTGHMLGLDVHDCATARTDVHLYGTLEPGMVLTVEPGLYFQPDDLTVGEELRGIGVRIEDDVLVTAGGNRVLSADLPRRSSDVEVWLAERLPAT; encoded by the coding sequence GTGAGCGAGTATCAGGGCCAGCATGCCGGGGAACGAGGGGGCGAAACCACGGACGCTCCGGTGTTCACCCCCCGTAAGAACGGTATGTACCAGCACGTGTCCGAGGAACTCGCTGCATGGATGCGTACTGGCTGGGCGGACACGGACCGGCGGAACCTCGACCCCGTCGAACAGGCCGCCCACACCGCGAAACGCCGTGCGGCGCTCAGCGCGCGGTTCCCGGGGGAACGGCTGGTCATCCCGGCGGGTCAACTCACCACCCGTTCCAACGACACGGAGTACCCGTTCCGTGCGGCGTGCGATTACGTGTACCTCTCCGGTGACCAGTCGGACGGGGGGTGCCTGGTCTTCGAACCGCATGTCGGTGGTGGCGGTCACGACGTAACCATCTACCTCTACCCCCGTTCCAACCGGGAGAACGGCGAGTTCTGGCTGGCCGGGCACGGAGAGCTGTGGTCGGGGCGACGGAACAGCCTGCAGGAGGCCAGCGACCTCCTCGGGATCGCCACCCACGACGTTCGGGAACTCACCAGCGTGCTGCGCGACGCGCCGGCAGCGCCCACCCGGATCCTGCGCGGCCATGACGACTCACTGGAGAGGCTGCTGGCGGAACTGCGTGGCGGCACTCCTGACGCCGAGGAAGCCGCGGCCGAGAGGGACGCCGAGCTCGGCACCGCCCTCCACGACCAGCGGCTGGTGAAGGACGACTGGGAGATCACCCAGCTCCAGCAGGCGGTCGACTCCACCGTTCGCGGTTTCCACGACGTGGTGTCGGCGCTTCCCCACGCCCAGGCGACCTCCGAACGCTACGTCGAGGGCACGTTCTTCCTGCGTGCCCGCGTCGAGGGCAACGATGTCGGCTACGGAACCATCGCCGCGTCGGGCCCCAACGCGACGACCCTGCACTGGCAGCGCAACAACGGTCCGGTACGTGCCGGGGACCTGTTGCTTCTCGACGCCGGCGTGGAGACCGACACCCTCTACACCGCGGACGTCACCCGCACCGTTCCGGTGTCGGGGACGTTCACCGACGTCCAGCGCCGCGTGTACGACCTCGTATACGAGGCCCAGGAAGCGGGGATCGCGGCCGTGGCGCCGGGGAAGCCGTTCACCACCTACCACGAGGCCGCCCAGCGCGTGCTCGCTGAGGGGCTGATCGCGTGGGGGCTGCTGGAGGGTCCGGTGGAGCGTGTGCTCGAACTCGGTCTGCAGCGGCGCTACACCCTGCACGGAACGGGGCACATGCTCGGTCTGGACGTGCACGACTGCGCCACTGCCCGTACCGACGTCCACCTGTACGGCACACTGGAGCCGGGAATGGTACTGACCGTGGAACCGGGGTTGTACTTCCAGCCCGACGACCTTACGGTGGGCGAGGAGCTGCGGGGGATCGGCGTGCGGATCGAGGACGACGTGCTCGTCACCGCCGGTGGGAACCGGGTTCTCTCGGCGGACCTGCCGCGCCGTTCCTCCGACGTGGAAGTCTGGCTCGCCGAGCGCCTTCCCGCCACCTGA
- a CDS encoding DUF3099 domain-containing protein, translating to MERRKRRYTAIMVTCLVLFAGSFPVYHLWGVWGAAGMCAVAMLLPPVAAAIGNIADPSDPGDHAARYGPNADRPGEKPPEG from the coding sequence ATGGAACGGCGCAAGCGCCGCTACACCGCGATCATGGTCACGTGCCTGGTGCTGTTCGCCGGGTCGTTCCCGGTGTACCACCTTTGGGGAGTATGGGGGGCGGCGGGCATGTGCGCCGTCGCGATGCTGCTGCCTCCGGTCGCCGCGGCCATCGGAAACATCGCCGACCCGAGCGATCCCGGTGACCACGCCGCGCGTTACGGTCCCAACGCCGACCGGCCGGGGGAGAAGCCCCCGGAAGGATAG
- a CDS encoding carboxyl transferase domain-containing protein codes for MSRHRSVAELLEAVLDPGSFLSWDTRPVEVHPSADYSRQLAGAREHSGRDEAVVTGEGRLRGRRVAVIACEFSFLAGSIGVAAAERLTSAVERATAEGMPLLASPSSGGTRMQEGTLAFLAMTKISAAIAAHKAAGLPYLVYLRHPTTGGVLASWGSQGHVTVAEPGALIGFLGPRVYEALYDAPFPEGVQTAENLRRRGLVDAVLAPHELPDIAERALNVLRARTERAAELVAPENHGTDTREEDDTPAWESITRSRRNGRPGVRHLLHCAATDVLPLNGTGEGETDPGLLLALARFGPAPCVLLGQDRARQTREHPLGPDALREARRGMRIARELGLPLVTVVDTPGAALSREAEEGGMAGQIARCLAELVTLEAPTVAVLLGQGTGGGALALTPADRVLCAQHAWLSPLPPEGASAVMYRSSGHAAEVAEQQGVRSAELRRNGIADRVVLEGSGATGAGEPDAADEPEEFCTRMGEALRRELTALLADDPNHRMTRRHQRYRNLGSGPG; via the coding sequence GTGAGCCGCCATCGCAGTGTCGCTGAGCTACTGGAAGCCGTCCTGGACCCGGGGTCGTTCCTCTCCTGGGACACACGGCCCGTCGAGGTGCACCCCAGCGCTGACTACTCCCGCCAGCTCGCCGGGGCGCGCGAGCACAGTGGGCGCGACGAGGCGGTCGTCACCGGGGAGGGCCGGTTACGCGGACGACGCGTGGCCGTGATCGCCTGCGAGTTCTCCTTTCTCGCCGGATCCATCGGCGTGGCCGCCGCCGAACGCCTCACCAGCGCGGTGGAACGGGCCACCGCCGAGGGGATGCCGCTGCTGGCCTCGCCCTCCTCCGGCGGGACCCGGATGCAGGAGGGGACTCTCGCGTTCCTCGCCATGACCAAGATCTCCGCGGCCATCGCCGCGCACAAGGCGGCAGGGCTGCCGTACCTGGTCTACCTGCGGCACCCGACGACGGGCGGGGTACTCGCGTCGTGGGGCTCCCAGGGGCACGTAACCGTTGCCGAGCCGGGAGCGCTCATCGGGTTCCTCGGGCCGCGCGTCTACGAGGCCCTGTACGACGCCCCCTTCCCGGAGGGGGTGCAAACCGCCGAGAACCTGCGCCGTCGCGGTCTGGTCGACGCGGTACTGGCCCCACACGAACTCCCGGATATCGCCGAGCGGGCTCTCAACGTGCTGCGGGCACGAACGGAGCGAGCAGCCGAACTCGTTGCCCCCGAAAACCACGGGACGGACACAAGGGAAGAGGACGACACACCGGCCTGGGAGTCCATCACGCGCTCTCGCAGGAACGGCCGTCCGGGGGTGCGTCACCTGCTCCACTGCGCTGCCACCGACGTCCTCCCGCTCAACGGCACCGGTGAGGGAGAGACCGATCCCGGTCTGCTGCTCGCCCTGGCCCGCTTCGGACCCGCGCCCTGCGTCCTGCTGGGCCAGGATCGCGCCCGGCAGACCAGGGAGCACCCGTTGGGGCCCGATGCGCTACGTGAAGCCCGCCGGGGCATGCGTATTGCGCGTGAGCTGGGGCTTCCCCTCGTGACAGTGGTGGATACGCCGGGAGCCGCGCTTTCCAGGGAGGCCGAGGAGGGCGGAATGGCAGGGCAGATCGCCCGCTGCCTGGCCGAGCTGGTCACGTTGGAGGCACCGACGGTCGCGGTGCTCCTCGGCCAGGGCACGGGCGGGGGAGCGCTGGCGTTGACCCCCGCCGACCGCGTCCTGTGCGCCCAGCACGCCTGGCTGTCCCCACTCCCCCCGGAAGGCGCCAGCGCCGTCATGTACCGCAGCTCCGGTCACGCGGCCGAGGTGGCGGAACAACAGGGGGTGCGGTCCGCGGAGTTGCGCCGCAACGGCATTGCGGATCGCGTCGTCCTCGAGGGCAGCGGCGCCACCGGGGCGGGTGAGCCCGACGCGGCCGACGAACCGGAGGAGTTCTGCACTCGTATGGGAGAGGCACTGCGCCGTGAACTCACCGCCCTCCTGGCGGACGACCCGAACCACCGCATGACCCGCAGGCACCAGCGCTACCGGAACCTGGGGTCGGGTCCGGGGTGA